A genomic segment from Peribacillus sp. ACCC06369 encodes:
- a CDS encoding GAF domain-containing protein has protein sequence MFNVEMYQGKKEKNYELVQKQLLALIEDETNRIANLSNAAALLNQFLDEINWVGFYLYEEGQLILGPFQGLPACVRIPMGKGVCGTSAATEKTLRIEDVHQFPGHIACDAASRSEIVIPLMKDGKLFGVLDIDSPVTDRFDEIDQQGLEKFAEILSRHL, from the coding sequence TTGTTTAATGTCGAAATGTATCAAGGAAAAAAAGAAAAAAATTATGAACTGGTCCAAAAACAACTTTTAGCCTTAATCGAGGATGAAACCAACCGGATAGCCAATTTAAGCAATGCGGCAGCTTTACTTAATCAGTTTCTCGATGAGATTAATTGGGTTGGCTTTTATTTATACGAAGAAGGCCAATTAATACTGGGACCCTTCCAGGGACTTCCAGCCTGTGTCCGCATCCCAATGGGTAAGGGTGTATGCGGGACTTCAGCGGCAACTGAAAAAACCTTGCGCATCGAGGATGTCCACCAATTCCCTGGACATATCGCCTGCGATGCGGCATCAAGATCTGAAATTGTCATACCGCTCATGAAGGATGGCAAATTGTTCGGAGTACTCGATATCGACAGCCCGGTCACGGACCGATTTGACGAAATCGATCAGCAAGGACTGGAGAAGTTCGCTGAAATCCTTTCCAGACATTTATAA
- the rpsD gene encoding 30S ribosomal protein S4 — translation MARYTGPSWKLSRRLGISLTGTGKELEKRPYAPGQHGPNQRRKISEYGMQLQEKQKLRHMYGITERQFRSMFDRAGKLKGVHGENFMVLLESRLDNLVYRLGLARTRRQARQLVNHGHITVDGSRVDIPSYKVSLGQTISVREKSRNFSIIKESVEATNFVPDFLTFDAEKLEGTFTRLPERSELPAEINEALIVEFYSR, via the coding sequence ATGGCTCGTTATACTGGCCCAAGCTGGAAACTATCCCGTCGTTTAGGAATTTCCCTAACAGGTACTGGTAAAGAATTAGAAAAACGCCCTTATGCTCCAGGACAACATGGTCCTAACCAACGTAGAAAAATTTCTGAATACGGAATGCAACTACAAGAGAAACAAAAACTTCGTCACATGTACGGAATCACTGAACGTCAATTCCGTTCAATGTTCGACCGTGCTGGCAAACTTAAAGGTGTACATGGTGAAAACTTCATGGTTCTTCTTGAATCACGTCTTGACAACCTAGTTTACCGTCTTGGTTTAGCTCGTACACGTCGTCAAGCACGTCAACTTGTTAACCACGGTCACATCACTGTAGACGGAAGCCGCGTAGACATTCCATCTTACAAAGTGTCTCTTGGACAAACTATCTCAGTTCGTGAAAAATCACGCAACTTCTCAATCATTAAAGAATCAGTTGAAGCAACTAACTTCGTTCCTGATTTCCTTACTTTCGATGCTGAGAAATTAGAAGGTACTTTCACTCGTTTACCAGAACGTTCTGAATTGCCTGCTGAAATTAACGAAGCTCTTATCGTTGAGTTCTACTCTCGTTAA
- the tyrS gene encoding tyrosine--tRNA ligase has protein sequence MELLKDLEWRGIIYQQTDEEGFKNLLEKEKISLYCGVDPTADSMHIGHLLPFLTLRRFQQHGHRPLVLVGGATGLIGDPSGKKEERQLQTLEKVLYNADCLKGQLSHIFEFDGENGAVMVNNYDWIGKIDMVTFLRDYGKYIGINYMLAKDTVASRLDTGISFTEFAYTILQGIDFSHLYSNYNCKLQIGGSDQWGNITTGLEMIRKSNDENAKAFGMTIPLVTKADGTKFGKTEGGAIWLDPEKTTPYEFYQFWINTADADVVKYLKFFTFLSREAIEELEQSVQSEPHLRKAQKALGEEMTRLIHGQEALDQAIKISAALFSGEVKNLSAAEIKLGFKDVPSFDRESKEDIGLVDLIVEAKISPSKRQAREDIQNGAISINGEKVTDLQYVVTEAAKIEGEFILVRRGKKKYTLVK, from the coding sequence ATGGAATTGCTTAAAGACCTCGAGTGGAGAGGAATTATTTATCAACAAACGGATGAAGAAGGTTTTAAGAACCTTTTGGAAAAAGAGAAAATTTCTTTATACTGTGGTGTCGATCCAACTGCGGATAGCATGCACATCGGTCATCTATTGCCATTCTTGACATTGCGCCGTTTCCAGCAGCACGGTCATCGTCCCCTTGTGCTGGTAGGCGGTGCGACAGGACTCATCGGTGATCCTAGCGGTAAAAAAGAGGAACGCCAGCTGCAAACGCTGGAAAAAGTGCTCTATAATGCCGACTGCCTAAAAGGGCAGCTATCCCACATCTTTGAATTCGATGGTGAAAATGGTGCGGTCATGGTCAATAACTATGACTGGATAGGTAAAATCGATATGGTTACGTTCTTGCGAGATTACGGGAAATACATCGGCATTAACTACATGCTGGCAAAAGATACGGTTGCTTCCCGCTTGGATACGGGAATTTCCTTTACTGAATTTGCGTACACGATCTTACAAGGAATTGATTTCAGTCATTTATACAGCAATTACAACTGTAAATTGCAAATAGGCGGCAGTGATCAATGGGGCAACATTACGACCGGCCTTGAAATGATCAGGAAATCCAATGATGAGAATGCCAAAGCATTCGGCATGACGATCCCGCTCGTAACGAAAGCGGATGGAACGAAATTCGGTAAAACGGAAGGCGGGGCTATCTGGCTTGATCCGGAAAAAACGACTCCTTACGAATTTTACCAATTCTGGATTAACACAGCGGATGCTGATGTCGTAAAATACTTGAAATTCTTCACATTCCTATCACGTGAGGCGATTGAGGAGTTAGAGCAATCCGTACAGTCCGAACCGCATTTGCGTAAAGCGCAAAAAGCTTTAGGGGAAGAAATGACCCGTTTGATTCATGGTCAGGAAGCTCTTGACCAAGCAATCAAAATCTCTGCCGCCCTATTCAGCGGTGAGGTGAAGAATTTAAGTGCAGCGGAAATCAAATTGGGCTTTAAAGATGTCCCTTCCTTCGATCGTGAAAGCAAGGAAGACATCGGTTTGGTCGATTTAATCGTTGAAGCGAAAATTTCGCCATCAAAGCGTCAAGCCCGTGAAGATATTCAAAATGGGGCAATCTCCATAAATGGGGAGAAAGTGACTGACCTGCAATATGTAGTGACCGAAGCTGCCAAGATTGAAGGGGAGTTCATCCTCGTTCGTCGCGGCAAGAAGAAATACACATTAGTGAAATGA
- a CDS encoding transglycosylase domain-containing protein has translation MNNNQKDRFQTVWKQLTRFFQSEKTHKNARVTYQVIWNLTLILIIVGILGFSFAGGVGAGYFAALVNDEPVRSKEDLKKDIYNYEETSEVYFADEVYLGKLKSDLEREEVSIDKVSEHLKNAVIATEDEYFYEHDGVVPKAILRAIYQEFSNASVQSGGSTLTQQLIKNQVLTNEVSFDRKAKEILLALRVEKFFEKEEILETYLNVSTLGRNSSGRNIAGVESAAEGIFGVEAKDLTLPQSAFIAGLPQSPFGYTPYTQKGKLKENQEPGINRMKTVLKRMYSNGYITKAEYDKANAYDITKDFIGKTEMPSEKYPWLTYEIEKRSIEILSVSLAKEDGYEEKDLKNDDLKAQYLALADRKLRQNGYKVYTTVNKKIYDKMQEVTKNYPNFGYDKLAQVPDPDTKEMKTVSQPVEAGAILIENKTGKIISFVGGRDFKREQTNHATASLRSNGSTMKPLVIYGPGIELGKISPGSVSANVPISIPTGGKPWSPGNYGGGSYTGVSTAREALKNSYNIPAALFYKKIINLSPASYLEKMGFSTVTKGDYSNLAMSLGAMEKGVTVEENVNAYGTFANSGEFIDAYMIDKIVSKDGKVIYQHKVKPVDVFSPQAAYLTLDMMRDVINSGTAASVRNRLAFSSDWAGKTGTSQNYWDAWFVASNPNVSFGTWLGYDKPKSLQGTYNGLEYNKRNMYYWADLINAAYKVDPKLIDPDKRFEMPGGIVSRSFCGVSGLLPSSSCQKAGLVKSDLFIAKYAPSRADDSFIDGQYVSVGSKRYAALPQTPGEFTSGGFMLNPDSFADIGLRYVVDPGSVIPGAEKSGNVVGATAKLNDNGKAPDALSIKKSNDKITWGLHHEGDVVGYRVYKDGKKVASINAGENLVYKVGSGGSYYVTAVDIVGKESAPSQRVESGATKKVSKEDSTKNKDAQGKDKITNEDKKTDSKEVNVTPEKEKVIEKEQDKELDQDKEQNKDNTDKEDPETDKDQNTVNDKEQDTDKAEEEEE, from the coding sequence ATGAATAATAATCAAAAAGATAGATTTCAAACAGTCTGGAAGCAGCTGACTCGTTTTTTCCAAAGTGAAAAAACACATAAGAACGCGCGGGTTACATACCAAGTCATTTGGAATTTAACACTGATCCTCATTATTGTCGGGATCCTAGGATTCTCATTCGCCGGCGGCGTCGGAGCCGGCTATTTCGCTGCCCTCGTCAATGATGAGCCAGTACGCTCAAAAGAAGATTTAAAAAAAGACATTTACAATTATGAAGAGACCTCTGAAGTATACTTTGCAGATGAAGTATACTTGGGCAAGCTTAAGAGTGACCTTGAGCGTGAGGAAGTGTCCATCGATAAAGTTTCCGAGCATCTTAAAAATGCAGTCATCGCTACAGAAGATGAGTATTTTTATGAGCATGACGGGGTTGTCCCGAAAGCCATCCTGCGTGCGATTTACCAGGAATTTTCGAATGCATCCGTCCAATCGGGGGGAAGTACATTAACACAGCAGCTCATTAAAAACCAGGTCCTGACCAACGAAGTTTCGTTTGACCGGAAAGCCAAAGAAATTCTTCTTGCGCTCCGGGTCGAAAAGTTCTTTGAAAAAGAAGAGATTTTGGAAACGTACTTAAACGTCTCCACTTTGGGACGAAACTCTTCAGGCCGTAACATCGCCGGGGTCGAGTCCGCCGCTGAAGGTATTTTTGGCGTGGAGGCCAAAGATCTGACACTGCCCCAATCAGCCTTTATCGCGGGATTGCCGCAAAGCCCTTTCGGATATACACCATATACCCAGAAAGGAAAATTGAAGGAAAATCAAGAGCCCGGCATCAACCGGATGAAAACCGTTTTAAAGCGGATGTATAGTAACGGGTACATAACAAAAGCAGAATATGATAAAGCAAACGCATACGACATTACAAAAGACTTTATCGGCAAAACGGAGATGCCATCCGAGAAATATCCATGGCTCACCTATGAAATCGAAAAACGCTCCATCGAAATCCTATCTGTCAGTCTGGCAAAAGAAGATGGATATGAAGAGAAAGATTTAAAGAATGATGATTTAAAAGCTCAATATCTAGCACTTGCCGACCGTAAGCTGCGCCAAAATGGCTATAAGGTTTATACGACCGTCAACAAAAAGATTTATGACAAGATGCAGGAAGTAACGAAAAACTATCCGAATTTCGGGTACGATAAACTGGCGCAAGTCCCCGACCCGGATACGAAGGAAATGAAGACCGTGAGCCAGCCCGTAGAGGCCGGAGCGATTCTTATCGAGAATAAAACAGGGAAAATCATCAGTTTCGTAGGCGGGCGTGATTTCAAGCGGGAACAGACGAACCACGCCACCGCATCATTGCGCTCGAACGGATCAACGATGAAGCCGCTGGTGATATATGGTCCAGGCATCGAGCTAGGCAAGATCTCGCCTGGCAGCGTATCGGCCAACGTGCCGATCTCCATTCCAACAGGCGGCAAACCGTGGAGTCCAGGAAACTATGGCGGCGGCAGCTATACGGGAGTATCGACTGCCCGCGAGGCCCTGAAGAATTCCTATAACATCCCGGCAGCGCTCTTTTACAAGAAAATCATCAACCTGAGCCCGGCTTCGTATTTGGAAAAAATGGGCTTCTCCACCGTGACGAAAGGGGATTACTCCAATCTTGCCATGTCATTAGGTGCGATGGAAAAAGGTGTAACCGTTGAAGAAAACGTCAATGCATATGGCACTTTTGCCAATTCAGGAGAATTCATCGATGCTTATATGATCGATAAAATCGTTTCGAAAGATGGCAAAGTCATCTATCAGCATAAAGTGAAACCAGTGGATGTTTTCTCTCCGCAAGCCGCTTACCTGACGCTTGATATGATGCGTGATGTCATAAACAGCGGGACGGCGGCCTCAGTCAGGAACCGCCTTGCCTTCTCAAGCGATTGGGCAGGTAAAACCGGTACTTCACAAAACTATTGGGATGCCTGGTTTGTAGCCAGCAACCCGAATGTATCGTTCGGGACATGGCTCGGTTATGACAAGCCGAAATCCTTGCAAGGGACCTATAATGGTCTTGAATATAATAAACGTAATATGTATTATTGGGCAGATCTGATCAATGCCGCATATAAAGTCGACCCTAAACTCATCGACCCCGATAAGCGATTTGAAATGCCGGGCGGAATTGTCAGCCGTTCCTTCTGTGGCGTTTCAGGACTGCTGCCTTCAAGCTCATGCCAAAAGGCCGGGCTTGTCAAATCGGATTTATTCATCGCGAAATATGCTCCATCCAGGGCGGATGATAGTTTCATAGATGGACAATATGTATCAGTCGGCAGCAAACGCTACGCAGCCCTTCCGCAAACGCCTGGCGAATTCACAAGCGGCGGGTTCATGTTGAATCCAGATTCATTTGCAGATATCGGATTGAGATATGTCGTTGACCCGGGATCCGTGATTCCCGGAGCCGAAAAATCAGGAAATGTCGTCGGGGCGACAGCGAAATTGAATGATAATGGCAAAGCACCGGATGCCCTATCCATAAAAAAAAGTAACGATAAGATTACTTGGGGCTTGCATCATGAAGGTGATGTCGTCGGTTATCGTGTCTATAAAGACGGCAAAAAAGTCGCGAGCATCAATGCTGGGGAGAATCTTGTTTACAAAGTCGGCTCTGGCGGTTCTTATTATGTAACGGCCGTGGACATAGTCGGTAAAGAATCAGCCCCTTCTCAACGTGTTGAAAGCGGCGCTACAAAGAAAGTTTCAAAAGAAGATTCCACAAAAAATAAAGATGCTCAAGGAAAAGATAAAATAACTAACGAAGATAAAAAAACAGACTCAAAAGAAGTGAACGTTACACCAGAAAAGGAAAAAGTAATAGAAAAAGAGCAAGATAAAGAGCTAGATCAAGATAAAGAGCAAAACAAAGACAATACAGATAAAGAAGATCCGGAAACCGACAAAGATCAAAACACAGTCAACGATAAAGAACAGGACACGGATAAAGCTGAAGAAGAGGAAGAATGA
- the acsA gene encoding acetate--CoA ligase has translation MNVKVLPVVEGNFNLKNYDEKYNKFDWSETEKEFSWSETGKVNLAYEAIDRHVETYKKNKVALYYKDDKRNEKYTFKEMKDYTNQAANVFKNIANVEKGDRVFIFMPRSPELYFALLGAIKTGAVVGPLFEAFMEGAIRDRLEDSEASVIVTTPELLSRVPVEELPHLKHIFLVGENVKEEGKYHHFNKKLKEADKKFEIEWVDRNDGLILHYTSGSTGKPKGVLHVHNAMIQHYQTARWVLDLQEEDVYWCTADPGWVTGTSYGIFGPWLTGTSNVIVGGRFKPESWYKTLEDFGVTVWYSAPTAFRMLMGAGDEIVKRFDLSSLRHVLSVGEPLNPEVVRWGMKVFNHRIHDTWWMTETGAQVICNYPCLEIKPGSMGKPIPGVKAAIVDDQGNELPPHRMGNLAIKKGWPSMMKTIWKNESKYESYFMPGDWYVSGDSAYMDEEGYFWFQGRVDDVIMTAGERVGPFEVESKLVEHPAVAEAGVIGKPDPVRGEIIKAFIALRDGYDANDELIEEIRQFVKNGLAAHAAPREIEFRDKLPKTRSGKIMRRVLKAWELDLPTGDLSSMED, from the coding sequence ATGAATGTGAAAGTGCTGCCAGTAGTGGAAGGTAATTTTAATTTAAAGAATTACGATGAGAAATACAATAAGTTTGACTGGTCTGAGACGGAAAAGGAATTCTCCTGGTCTGAAACCGGTAAAGTGAATCTTGCGTATGAAGCCATTGACCGCCATGTCGAAACATACAAAAAGAACAAAGTCGCCCTTTATTACAAAGACGATAAAAGAAATGAAAAGTATACATTCAAGGAAATGAAAGATTATACGAACCAAGCGGCCAATGTGTTCAAGAACATTGCCAATGTGGAAAAAGGTGATCGTGTTTTCATCTTCATGCCACGCTCCCCGGAGCTTTATTTTGCATTGTTGGGTGCGATTAAAACGGGGGCGGTCGTGGGTCCGTTGTTCGAAGCCTTCATGGAAGGTGCGATAAGGGATCGCCTTGAAGATAGTGAGGCAAGTGTGATAGTGACGACCCCGGAGCTTTTGTCGCGGGTCCCAGTAGAGGAATTACCCCATTTAAAACATATTTTCTTAGTGGGGGAAAATGTAAAAGAAGAAGGAAAGTATCATCACTTCAACAAAAAATTAAAAGAAGCGGACAAAAAATTCGAAATTGAATGGGTGGATCGGAATGACGGACTGATTCTTCACTATACTTCCGGTTCCACGGGAAAACCAAAAGGCGTACTTCACGTTCATAATGCGATGATCCAGCATTATCAAACGGCAAGATGGGTCCTTGATTTGCAGGAAGAGGACGTGTATTGGTGCACAGCGGATCCTGGATGGGTGACAGGGACGTCTTACGGTATCTTTGGACCGTGGCTAACAGGCACCTCGAATGTCATTGTAGGCGGGCGATTCAAGCCTGAATCCTGGTATAAGACCCTGGAAGACTTCGGTGTCACTGTATGGTATAGTGCCCCGACTGCCTTCAGGATGCTGATGGGCGCAGGTGACGAAATCGTTAAACGGTTCGATTTGAGTTCTCTCCGCCATGTTTTAAGTGTCGGTGAACCGTTGAACCCGGAAGTGGTGCGCTGGGGAATGAAGGTATTCAATCACCGTATCCATGATACATGGTGGATGACGGAGACCGGGGCTCAGGTAATCTGCAATTATCCTTGCCTGGAAATCAAACCGGGCTCGATGGGTAAACCGATTCCGGGTGTGAAAGCGGCAATAGTGGATGATCAGGGCAACGAGCTTCCTCCGCATAGAATGGGGAACCTTGCCATCAAGAAAGGATGGCCTTCGATGATGAAGACCATCTGGAAGAATGAATCAAAATATGAATCTTATTTTATGCCGGGTGATTGGTATGTTTCTGGAGATTCCGCTTATATGGATGAAGAAGGGTATTTCTGGTTCCAAGGCCGGGTTGATGATGTCATCATGACGGCAGGGGAAAGAGTCGGACCTTTCGAAGTGGAAAGCAAGTTGGTCGAGCATCCGGCCGTAGCTGAAGCAGGGGTCATCGGTAAGCCGGACCCAGTTCGGGGAGAAATAATCAAAGCGTTTATCGCCCTCCGTGACGGATACGATGCAAACGATGAGCTGATTGAAGAAATTCGTCAATTTGTAAAGAATGGTCTCGCAGCACATGCAGCGCCGCGTGAAATTGAATTCAGGGATAAGCTTCCTAAAACAAGGAGCGGAAAAATCATGCGCCGTGTCTTGAAAGCTTGGGAACTTGATCTGCCAACTGGTGATTTATCCTCGATGGAGGATTGA
- a CDS encoding GNAT family N-acetyltransferase: MEYNKTFYTKELQTLSGTLIIEGPLNGEKMSAYEFHEDLVAFRQPALQHKALIEIADLPEGRIFIARENETIVGYVTYLYPDPLERWSEIEMEDLIELGAIEVIPKYRGASVGKNLIRLSMEDDSVEDFIIITTEYYWHWDLKGTGLNIWDYRKVMEKMMSAGGLVYFATDDPEISSHPANCLMARIGKRVPPESIQKFDQLRFMNRYMY; the protein is encoded by the coding sequence ATGGAATATAATAAGACCTTTTATACCAAGGAACTGCAGACATTAAGCGGAACGCTCATCATCGAGGGGCCATTAAACGGCGAAAAGATGTCCGCTTATGAGTTTCACGAAGACTTGGTCGCCTTTCGCCAGCCTGCTTTGCAGCATAAAGCGTTAATAGAGATTGCAGACTTGCCTGAGGGCAGGATCTTCATCGCCCGTGAAAATGAAACGATCGTGGGTTATGTAACTTATTTATATCCCGATCCCTTGGAGCGCTGGTCGGAAATCGAGATGGAGGATCTGATTGAACTTGGTGCAATCGAGGTCATCCCTAAATACCGGGGTGCCTCCGTAGGGAAGAACTTAATCCGCCTTTCCATGGAAGACGATTCGGTTGAAGACTTCATCATCATCACCACTGAATACTATTGGCATTGGGACTTGAAAGGGACAGGGCTGAATATTTGGGACTATCGCAAGGTCATGGAAAAAATGATGAGTGCCGGCGGCTTGGTCTACTTTGCAACGGATGATCCTGAAATCAGTTCCCACCCGGCCAACTGCCTGATGGCCCGTATTGGCAAAAGAGTGCCGCCCGAATCCATCCAGAAATTCGACCAATTGCGTTTCATGAATCGGTATATGTATTAA
- a CDS encoding acetoin utilization AcuB family protein, producing the protein MIVETIMNEDIITLTPTDTIHSAVMIIKEKRIRHIPIVDDSFQLVGLVSDRDIRDAAPSIFRTAEYKSDLQKPLSSIMRTDIITGHPLDFVEEIGAVFCDNNISCLPILKGRKLVGIITGSDLLHSYVELTGVNQPGSQIEIKIPDKAGTLHDIAHIFKRRNSNILSTLVYPDKDGTDYKILVIRVQTMNPFMVVEDLKKEGYTVLWPSLPGISHE; encoded by the coding sequence ATGATTGTTGAAACAATAATGAATGAGGATATCATCACCCTCACTCCAACGGATACAATTCATAGCGCTGTCATGATCATCAAGGAGAAGCGAATTCGCCATATCCCCATTGTCGATGACAGCTTTCAACTTGTGGGATTAGTCAGCGACCGTGATATACGGGATGCTGCCCCTTCTATATTCCGCACCGCAGAATACAAAAGTGATTTACAAAAACCACTATCGAGCATCATGAGAACGGATATAATCACAGGTCACCCGTTAGATTTCGTGGAAGAAATCGGGGCTGTTTTTTGTGATAACAATATCAGCTGCCTTCCAATTTTAAAAGGAAGGAAGTTAGTCGGCATCATAACCGGTTCTGATTTACTTCATTCATACGTTGAGTTGACAGGAGTCAATCAGCCCGGTTCCCAAATCGAAATTAAAATCCCGGATAAGGCAGGTACCCTTCATGATATTGCCCATATTTTCAAAAGGCGCAATTCGAATATCCTGAGCACTCTCGTTTACCCGGATAAAGATGGGACCGATTATAAGATTCTTGTTATTCGTGTGCAGACGATGAATCCATTTATGGTGGTGGAGGATTTGAAGAAAGAAGGCTATACCGTTTTATGGCCTAGTCTCCCGGGGATTTCTCATGAATGA
- a CDS encoding acetoin utilization protein AcuC: MNDASLFVYSDELLTYKFNDEHPFNQKRLKLTLDLLKKHHAISDDQIIKPRMATDEELELIHDQHYVNAVRLAGQGKLPPEKAGNYGLGTEDTPIFPRMHEASALLVGGTLTAVDAVMTGQSLHALNLGGGLHHGFRGKASGFCIYNDSSVAIKYLQKKYGARVLYVDTDAHHGDGVQWSFYDDPDVCTLSIHETGRYLFPGTGNINERGQGKGYGYSFNIPVDAFTEDESWLECYSASFKEVIEFFKPDVILTQNGADSHYYDPLTHLSATMKIYREIPKLAHEMAHKYCEGRWIAVGGGGYDIWRVVPRAWSRVWLEMTNNDISGPLAKEWLECWQPESPVPLPNEWDDMEDIYEPIPRKPEITEKNALTLEKALYPIRSSRKTSTSNDQS, translated from the coding sequence ATGAATGATGCATCCCTTTTTGTCTATTCGGATGAACTCCTCACCTATAAATTCAACGATGAGCATCCGTTCAATCAAAAACGCCTTAAACTCACGCTGGATTTGCTAAAAAAACACCATGCCATCAGTGATGATCAAATTATCAAGCCCAGAATGGCCACCGATGAAGAATTGGAACTGATCCATGATCAGCATTATGTAAACGCTGTCAGATTAGCAGGCCAGGGAAAGCTCCCCCCTGAAAAGGCCGGAAATTATGGGCTCGGAACAGAAGATACCCCAATCTTCCCGCGAATGCATGAAGCAAGCGCCTTGCTTGTAGGCGGTACCTTGACGGCAGTGGATGCCGTCATGACCGGTCAGTCCCTGCACGCACTTAATCTGGGAGGTGGCCTGCATCACGGTTTCCGCGGAAAAGCCTCGGGCTTTTGCATTTATAACGATAGTTCGGTCGCGATTAAATACCTGCAAAAAAAATATGGAGCACGAGTCTTGTATGTCGATACCGATGCACATCATGGTGACGGAGTCCAATGGTCATTTTATGATGATCCGGATGTATGCACCCTATCCATTCATGAAACGGGACGCTACTTATTTCCCGGCACCGGCAATATTAACGAACGGGGGCAAGGAAAAGGATACGGCTATTCATTCAACATCCCGGTCGATGCGTTCACTGAAGATGAGTCCTGGCTCGAATGCTATAGCGCTTCCTTTAAAGAGGTCATTGAATTCTTCAAACCGGATGTCATTTTAACGCAAAACGGAGCCGATTCCCATTATTACGATCCGCTCACCCATTTATCTGCCACCATGAAGATTTATAGGGAAATACCAAAGTTGGCCCACGAAATGGCCCATAAGTATTGTGAGGGCCGGTGGATTGCAGTAGGCGGCGGGGGATATGATATATGGCGCGTCGTCCCGAGGGCTTGGTCGAGGGTCTGGCTTGAAATGACGAATAATGATATTTCAGGGCCCCTAGCAAAGGAATGGCTTGAATGCTGGCAGCCTGAGTCCCCTGTTCCGCTACCAAACGAGTGGGATGACATGGAGGATATATATGAACCCATTCCGAGAAAGCCTGAAATTACCGAGAAGAATGCCCTGACGCTTGAAAAGGCCCTTTATCCCATCAGGTCTTCCAGGAAAACATCGACAAGCAATGACCAAAGTTAA
- the ccpA gene encoding catabolite control protein A has protein sequence MNNITIYDVAREANVSMATVSRVVNGNPNVKPATRKKVSDVIEKLGYRPNAVARGLASKKTTTVGVIIPDISSIFFAELARGIEDIATMYKYNIILSSSDENIDKEFHLLNTMLGKQVDGIVFMGGNISDEHVKEFTNSPVPIVLAGSVDESGQVPSVNIDYEAAAFDAVTFFAKNGHKHIAFVSGNPSALINEKKLAGYKRGLKEAGLSFDERYIIEGDYTYDSGIESFEKSLETEEKPTAFIAGADEMALGIVHAAQDKGYNVPEDFEVISFDNTRLTLMVRPQITTIVQPLYDIGAVAMRLLTKLMNKEQVEEGHEVILPHRIENRQSTK, from the coding sequence ATGAATAATATAACCATTTATGATGTGGCGCGTGAGGCGAATGTTTCCATGGCCACCGTTTCCCGCGTAGTTAACGGGAATCCAAATGTAAAGCCTGCAACAAGAAAGAAAGTTTCGGATGTGATTGAGAAGTTAGGGTACCGTCCCAATGCAGTGGCAAGGGGTCTTGCAAGCAAGAAAACGACTACAGTCGGGGTCATTATTCCGGATATCTCGAGCATCTTTTTTGCCGAATTGGCACGGGGCATAGAAGATATAGCCACAATGTATAAATACAATATCATCCTAAGCAGTTCTGATGAGAATATAGATAAGGAATTCCATTTGTTGAATACGATGCTTGGAAAACAAGTGGATGGTATCGTATTCATGGGCGGTAACATTTCTGATGAGCATGTCAAAGAGTTTACGAATTCACCGGTTCCAATCGTTCTGGCAGGCTCGGTGGATGAAAGCGGGCAAGTCCCATCGGTTAATATTGATTATGAGGCGGCGGCATTCGACGCAGTGACCTTCTTCGCTAAAAATGGCCACAAGCATATCGCTTTTGTAAGCGGAAACCCTTCCGCGCTGATTAATGAAAAGAAATTGGCTGGTTATAAAAGAGGATTGAAAGAAGCTGGGCTTTCATTTGATGAAAGGTATATTATTGAAGGCGATTATACATATGATTCAGGAATTGAGTCTTTTGAAAAGTCCCTGGAAACTGAAGAGAAACCGACGGCATTCATCGCCGGTGCTGATGAAATGGCGCTTGGAATTGTCCATGCCGCACAGGACAAAGGGTATAATGTACCGGAAGACTTTGAAGTGATCAGCTTCGATAACACGAGATTGACATTGATGGTGCGTCCGCAAATCACGACGATCGTTCAACCATTATATGATATTGGTGCGGTTGCTATGAGGCTTCTGACAAAGTTGATGAATAAAGAACAAGTGGAGGAAGGGCATGAAGTGATCCTGCCACATCGGATTGAAAATCGTCAATCCACGAAATAA